From one Musa acuminata AAA Group cultivar baxijiao chromosome BXJ2-6, Cavendish_Baxijiao_AAA, whole genome shotgun sequence genomic stretch:
- the LOC135615331 gene encoding small ribosomal subunit protein uS14-like translates to MGHSNVWNSHPKNYGPGSRVCRVCGNPHGLIRKYGLMCCRQCFRSNAKAIGFIKYR, encoded by the exons ATGGGGCATTCGAACGTGTGGAACTCGCATCCGAAGAACTACGGCCCCGGATCCCGAGTTTG CCGTGTTTGTGGGAATCCTCATGGATTGATCAGGAAGTATGGGCTTATGTGTTGCAGACAGTGCTTCCGCAGCAATGCCAAAGCAATTGGCTTCATTAAG TACCGCTGA
- the LOC103988929 gene encoding uncharacterized protein LOC103988929: MEEVRATTAWVANRATHVMVDSFELEKAVDSIQGSVPKVKWDFEGIHYFDGGPLTVQYLFVLDALNFCFWPDEELIYDHLASGLKASLQKDKYALDANRLQMYTGPQLRELLNWSRPLPLEEERVRLLHEVGLELERNFGGEAANLVKASKNSAASLISIITSNFPGFRDHSLYKGHQVFLYKRAQIFVADLWGAFKGEGYGKFNDISSITIFADYIIPAVLRQLGILKYSSALSDSIDSKIEVCAGSEEEVEIRACSIYAVEKMRELIKSKFKKQVLSIEMDLWLWSYGVRNSALPHHRTLSIYY, from the exons ATGGAGGAGGTGAGAGCCACCACGGCCTGGGTCGCCAACCGCGCCACGCATGTGATGGTCGACTCTTTCG AGCTTGAGAAAGCTGTGGATAGTATTCAAGGTTCAGTTCCGAAAGTGAAATGGGATTTTGAAGGGATTCACTACTTCGATGGTGGGCCACTAACTGTTCAATACTTATTTGTTCTTGATGCACTCAACTTCTGCTTTTGGCCAG ATGAAGAATTAATCTATGATCACTTAGCATCAGGCTTAAAGGCTTCACTGCAGAAAGATAAATATGCCCTTGATGCAAATCGTTTACAAATGTACACTG GTCCCCAACTGCGTGAACTATTGAATTGGTCACGCCCACTTCCACTAGAAGAGGAGCGAGTTCGCTTGCTGCACGAG GTAGGTCTGGAACTTGAGAGAAACTTTGGAGGAGAGGCAGCTAATCTTGTTAAGGCATCCAAaaattctgctgcatctttaattTCAATTATTACAAGCAACTTTCCTG GTTTTCGAGATCATTCTCTCTACAAAGGTCACCAGGTTTTCTTATACAAGAGGGCACAGATCTTTGTTGCTGATTTATGGGGTGCCTTCAAGGGTGAAGGATACGGAAAgttcaatgacattagttccatcACAATATTTGCCGACTATATCATCCCTGCTGTCCTGAGGCAGCTTGGCATACTGAAGTACAGTTCAGCTTTGTCCGACTCTATCGACTCAAAAATTGAAGTTTGCGCTGGTAGTGAGGAAGAAGTTGAGATACGTGCTTGCTCTATTTATGCTGTGGAGAAAATGAGAGAGCTCATcaaatcaaagttcaaaaaacAG GTGCTCAGTATAGAAATGGATCTTTGGCTTTGGTCCTATGGAGTTCGAAACTCCGCTTTGCCTCATCATCGCACACTTTCAATATACTATTGA